The region AGTCACTTGTGTTCACCATAATCCTAGTCGGGCTTTGGGAGATCTAACAGGCATAAAGAAACACTTCTCAAGGAAACACGGTGAGAAGAAATGGAAGTGTGATAAGTGCTCTAAGAAGTATGCTGTTCAATCTGATTGGAAAGCTCATGCGAAGATTTGCGGCACCAAAGAGTATCGATGTGATTGTGGCACCATCTTCTCtaggtattattattattcttaattattagtgttcccatatatatatatatgcatgcattgGAGATTTTGATGAAGATTTGTTGCTATATATATGTTCATGCAGGAAAGATAGCTTTGTGACACATAGAGCTTTTTGTGATGCATTGGCTGAAGAGAATTATAGAACAAATCATGGACTTGCATCCATGGTTGGGAGTTTGCAAAGCCAAACACAAGACTTGTGTTCTCATTCCATGCCAAGCTTGCATTCATCAAGCATTGATACCATGATGAACTCAACCAGTTCTGATCACAATTCAAATAATCCTCACTCACTCTCACTTAATAATCCACTCATGGCTAACACTTCTGACATGATTTTCAATCCAAGTGCGATGAGGAACTCAGGCCTGCAACTTGGAGGAATGAACACGAACATGATGAGCTCTGGTGGATCAAGTAGTAGCCTTCGAATGTCGATCGGGTCTAGCTACATGTCGGCCACTGCTTTGCTTCAGAAGGCGGCGGAGATGGGCGCAAAGGTCAGCGATAATTCTATATCTCCGATACTCCTTCGAGGCTTCACCGGATACTCAAGCAGTTCCAAATCATTGGTTTCTATGCAAGAACCTGTGAATCCTTTCTCAACAGCAGTAGCTGATACTAATGCATATGTTGGAAATAATCCAAGTACTACtactgatcatcatcatcatcatcatgcttATAATTCAGTGAATGCTGAAAATCACACATCCATGGTTGGTTTAGAAGCACAATTAATAAGGAGGAACACTAGTAATACTACTACTAGTAGTCATGAAGAGATGGGAGAGAGAAGAGATGGGAGAATGACCCAAGATTTCTTAGGATTGGGACCTGCTGGAAATGCAAGAATTAATAGTGATCATGGATATGTTGAGAACTCTGTGGGACTTAGGTATTCAAATGAACATCAACAAAACCAAGAGGAGATGATGTACACTGGTTACCACCATAGCATGTCACAAGGCCAACAACCCACGTTGGCAAAGCCTATGTGGGATTTTTAAAGCATGCATGTAATTAGCTTCATATCTGAAGTTTTAAGTCTAAATTTAATGTTTatctttaatatataaaaaaaagcatatatCCCAACAAGTTGAAATGCTCTCTTTcaaatctgtggtttatccacataaTGTGGACCAcattattcaagaaaaaaaatgctcTGTTTCTTTTTGATAATTCTAGTAGCAATTAATGCAATGACTTGGAAGAGCAAGAGTCAActgcatgatatatatatatatattgtacaaaagtgatatatatatattatctttgaTCAATATCTATATTCTCATAAAATTTCAACTCCACTAAAACAATCACTTTTAAGTACCACACTGATCTAAAATTATGCTTTAATCAACAACTCTTTGGAACAAATTAAGTGGAATTAAGCATCTTGGTAAACAATTAACCTTACTATAAAGGCCTCTATATATATTCCTGTGAGAATTGATGCTCTATCCCACTATAAAAaaccatacatatatacatttgaTCATCTGATTAATTAATAAGCATCAATCTAATGAACATagatattattttgaagaagaaataattaatGCATGAATTAGtccttctttttctccatcacTTTCACATCTTGTTGTATGTCTTTGCGGTGTTCAAAAGCCGAGGGCCAATACGATGGAAGCATCGCCATTGGACTGCAATCATCTCCAAGTTTGGAGTCTTGAGATCCATAGGCCTATCCGAAACCCCACCTTGTTTTGGCTTCATCTCCATTAACTTCTTCATTTGTGGACTTTGCTAACATAAACCCACAAATTTTAGATGGTTTTCCCATCCCTAAGCCATCCTTCTCTCCCAGCTTGTCCTTTTCCTTTATCACTATGCTTTGCACTCTTCTTCACAAGTACTctagcttcttcttcttatatatataaatctctctgtgtatatgtacatataaaCATGCAAGTTCACAGAGTGAGAAATTAAGGAGCATGGCTTTTCTTGGGTCTCTCTCTCAAAGGTTTCCTACAAGGAGGTGCATGGTTTACTTAGTTGTTTGTAGCTAGTGGCCATTGGAGAAGACCTTTGAGTGAGAGATCCTAGACATGCAATGCTATATATTATTCATGTGTTGTTACACTACTGCACTGAGAAGATAGGTGAGTATTTAGTTCTTGCATTAATGCATGACAAGATGACATGTTTGTCACGTATGCATGGCAACGATTCAagttgaacttttttttttttgtttcactttCTTTTGGGTCTTGTTAATCTCTGTGTAGCATTGGAATTCCAGAGGTCACTTAGCCTTTTTGtattctttattatttgttttattagttggaattaattataatatggTGTTTCTTTGAAAATAAGGTAATTACTAATTAGAACACATTAAATCTAGTATTTTCATACATGTATATTACTCTAGAaaagtatttaaaaatcaaatagtCTGACTTTCTattatgtataaaataaaatgagctAAATTTTTGACTATCTTCCATGttctgattatttatttatttattttttttgttgttgttgattatTTCCAActccatgaaaataatcaataGCAGTATTTGTCAAATCCAGAAATTCTTTCATTTGCAAGCAATGAGCATTTAAAAGAAGGAATATTTGTGGAAAAATTAGAACACTTTTATTTGGAAACTATTTTCTCCAAAAActcattatttattgtaattattataaaaatattttctatatttattttatgttttttaaagcatatatttaaaattgtacTTATATTCAATTATAACTTATGAAAATATACTTTGAAtctatttaaacataaatttaatctATAGATAgattaataatcatttttttacaaaaataggcAAAGATCTTAATAGACATagaattttaaactataaatttaattatgttataagctgtaaaaataaagatctattaagcattatatatatatatatatatctttagatATTTCACATTAAGCATATTGCTTAAACTTCAATTTTGATTTGTCCAAgtcttttttttaagaaaaagtcAGACAGATTCCATTCTAGAAAAACAGGAAAAAGATAAAGGATaccaatttttttggttttaaataaaaaactaagtTCCCTTAATATACAAACGTATCTTTCATCCAAGGCACAAGGAAAGAGCCATGTATTCAAGAATTAATTAACATTTGATTGTTTAACAAATGACAAAGTACACATTGTTTGAGTGGCAAGATTGAAATAATATATTCCTCTTGTGGTCAAAATGGGCTCATAAACTAGGCCACCGACACATTCAACAGACACGCACCCAACATGCTGATGAACCAGATGGAGCCATAAATTTCTCTGTCCaaacaacaataattataaacacACCATCATAACTCTGCTCTCCTTttgtttttcccccttttttttttcatggaggAATAAAAAAGTAATTGTTCAATTCAGTCTGCTTTATCTAATTattcgaattttttttttccattcaaccgatatatatataagtaattatgtcttaaaaatattcttaaagatagaaaaaataaatagtttactcacaattatataaataacataaagAAACGAAAATTTGTATTATTGTATAAACTATATTCATATGCAAGtatgtataatatttatatatatgtatacttggGCAAAGTATTAGAAGACCAGAtcaacattttaaattttttttatatataaaatttaaactcaaaattatttatttatgaagttACTTTTATCACTCGAATCAAgtctattaatatatatatatatatatatatgaacccatttaaaagaaaaaaaatgcatagatttttattttaggtaCATTTGCGAGAACTGTTGGATCAGCACCCAACCGGTCCCTTCTTCCACCAACCCTCTTCCCATTTAGGCCccacccaatttttttttcctctctcattttaatttcttattttttactttttataattCGTAGATGAtgttccctatatatatatataatttgtaattatatataataatgttgtATGGGAGGTGTTAATGACtaagttttctttaaaaaataagcaaaataaatagttaattcgtaattattaatatatatatatatataaattataataagatGGGGATAAGAGAAGGTTGAAAAAAATGGTAGAAGGGGGGAAACGGGTTGGAATTGTACGTAATATTCGGGAGGTGGAGTACGGCGGGGAGGTCTCCCAACgcatctttctctctctctctctctctctctattccTCCTTCAATCCTTTGTCAATCCCAAccaccttttctctctttctcccttGAGATCGAAGCGAAGCTTAGCAAATAGAGGGGGATTAGCGCTTGGCTCACGTCGTCTTTCCCTGCTTTTCGATTGATTGGAGCTTGGGAAAGTGGATTTGTTTCTATTTCTCTTTGAGGTTAGATCTCTGCCGCGCTTTGTTTTCTGGGTTTGATTtgcgtttgatttttttttatttttttatatatattcttttttgtttgtgattGGGGTTGTTCTTCGTTAGTTTCTTGCTGTTAAtgtgccaaaaaaaaaaggatttcttGCGTTTAACAAGATCTGTTTCTGGGGTTGGATCGCAAGATTTGAGGATGAACTTGTTGGTGTTTGCCTCTTTGAAAGAAATGTATAGCTTGAGGTTTTGATGCTTGGACTATCATGCCGGAATGTTGGAAGGAATGAGAGATGCCATTTTGAGGTTAAATGGTTGAGCTTTGTTTGTTGATTGATTGTTCACGGTGGTGGAAAGGATGCGTCTTCTGAATagacttgcaaaaaaaaaaaaagcttgatGCTTTGTATCATAGGGAGGTGGTATTGGAACCAGTTGCTATAGGCATCAAGAGCAAGGGTACAGTGAGATGCAACTGAAGGACTTATTTAAATGAAATCTCTTTTAATGCACTAAATGAAGAACATAGAAAATTTCTGCATTTTGTCATCACACAATTATAGAGGACTTTTCAAAATTGTCTCTACTTATTATGAGAACTTCTAACCTAGTTTATCTGATATGATTTTGCAGGTAGAAGAGATCATGGTTGAATTCCAGCAGCAAAATGCGAGGGTTTCTAGATAGCTTGAGGAGATCTGTTTTAGCTAGTTTTTTATGAATGGTTGGTCCGTCATGGGCCAAACTTTATGAGAAGTTTAACAGCTTCTTGGGCTCATCTCTGACTTCTGATATTTGCTTTGGAGCTTAAAAAACTCATTGATCCATGGGCGAGTGGGTTATTGGAGCATTCATCAATATAGTCGGAAGTATTGCTATTAATTTTGGGACAAATCTTTTAAAATTGGGCCATGATGAGGTACTTATTCATTAActtcttttctattattaatcTTTTCTTCTAATATGCATGTTTGGTTTATAATTTCATTGTGTCATCATCATGATTTATTTCGGTTAATTCCCCATTTTAAACTGAATGAGAGTATGAGCTTGTCTGCTCTTTCTTAAACTTTAAactgagaaaaaaatatgtaaaaataaatgtagTTGAAATATGGGTGTACACATTTGCAATAGGGAAGAGCTTATCAtatgatttaatttgatttggtgCAGAGAGAGAGACATTTAATGCTAAGCAGTGATGGGGACAATGGAAAGATTATACCAAAACCAATCATATATTTCCATACATGGAGAGTTGGTAACATTCTTGCTGGCTATCTGTgtcttatgtttgttttatgCTGTTAAATCTGTGACTGTATGTAAACTGTTGACTCTTTATTACAGGCATTGTCTTCTTCTCTCTGGGGAACTGTCTTAATTTCGTTTCCTTTGCATATGCTGCACAGGTCTATTCCCTAGACactcttatgtttttttttgtactgCATGATTTCAACTGAATTGTGCCAGAACTGGTTtctcaagtatttttttttgcacTAATTGAAATGTAACAGTCATATACTATCGttagataaaaaattatagtaaaatgaaaatatgCTATTTGACAAAAGGACGTAACATCTTTAGCATGCAACAACGTCGATGTCCTGCACATGAATCAGAAAGAACCATCTTGAGCTCAATTCATGCCTGCTCTTGGAGAATTAGCTATAACATTTGTGATTAGTCATAATGTTATCAAATATCATACTACATGCTTTTCAAATTGATTGTTCTGAAGTTTTGACCCCATTTGTGGCTGACAGTATCATTTGCTATTTTATGAGATATAAAGATGAGTTACTGTGTTTGATTTTGAAGTTTGCTTGCTAAGATGACAATATacaattttgttataattaccTTGTAGTGCATATCCTCTGTTTTACCTCACTGGCTGTTTTGTTACTTTTGTTCAGTCACTTCTTGCAGCTTTGGGGTCTATTCAATTTGTATCCAACATTGCATTTGCGTACTTTGTCTTGAGCAAGAAAGTATCAATCAAGTATGTCTTTTCGGGAGCAAGCTTTTTGATGGccttaaacataaaattattctcTAATAATGATCCTATGCAATGGCTTATTTCAGGGTCATGGTAGCTACAGCTTTTATTGTTTCTGGCAATATCTTTCTTGTTTCATTTGGCAATCATCAATCACCTGGTACAAGTTCAAAATTACACTGATTTTGTAAATTCAGTTTAACACATATCTAAGTAGAGAATGAGTTAACTGATAGCTTGATTGTTATCTTGTCAGTTTTTACTCCAGAGCAGTTGAAGGAGAAGTACATTAATTTGGTATTTCTTCTTTATTGCCTGACATTGGTTCTGGTTGTTGCTGTAAATCAATATATCTATAGGTGAGATGATAATTAAATGGCAAATTTCCAATGCGTTGCTGTTTACTTTTACAATAAAAGGCGATTGCCCTGCTCATTGAATTGTTTACTGGAGATTCTTGTCTGCTTAATTTCTGGCCCCATAGTACCTGTTGGCCTTCTAACAAGAGTAATTGAAACTAACAGGAAAGGAGTAGCTTTTCTCTCACTTCATGGGCACGATATCAGCCCCTATTGGCGCATGGTGCTCCCATTTTCCTATGCCACTGTTTCTGGAGCCGTGGGTTCCTGCtcagttttgtttgcaaaatcaTTGTGAGTTATTTGGTTTAGAAGGATCTTGGTTCCATAGGATCCACCTATTCTTTATATATTGCGGGCATTTTACTATAACCATTGTTGGATATAGCTATTCTTTGTATATTGTAGGCTGTTGattataatcattatttttgtttgtgcaAATCTAATTCATCTGGCATGATTAAATTTTAACATGTATCCGCTGGCAccttttgcttttatttgtCAGGTCGAACATGCTAAGGCTCACCATGAACAGCAGTTATCAACTGCATAGCTGGTTTACCTACTCTGTGCTTCTATTATTCTTCAGCACAGCTGGATTTTGGGTATTGATTTATGAAAGAAACTGAGTTAATTTGTAACAGAaatctcttcaaattttttaaatttttggatgtTTTTCTTTGATTCAGATGGCAAGATTGAATGAAGGATTGTCTCTATTTGATGCAATCCTCATTGTCCCTATGTTTCAGATTGCATGGACATTCTTCTCTATGTGTACAGGATTTGTATACTTTCTGGAATATCAAGTAAGTGTATagacacatgtatatatacaagGAGCAATGTTTTAAGCTTTTTGTCAGATGTGAAAACTGTAAATGCTTTAACAGGTATTTGACACGCTAAGGATAACTATGTTCCTGTTGGGTATGACATTTGTGTTCATAGGCATTTCTTTGTTAGCTCCTGATGATTCTAAGGGTATGCCAATGATCTCTCCTTGTAAATCACCTCCACTTAATATTATCCTGTAGACATAAGCTCTGAGCTGATACAATGAAAAACTTGTAGGTGGTGATTCGAAGGATATTCCTCCTTTGTCTAGTTCCACATCCCAAGGTCTTCCAACTGATATAAACAGGTACAAAGCATTTAGTCTATTTTGCTAATGTGTACAATCTGAAATTACTGTATCATTTTTTCTTCGAGTTTTTAAATGGGAATGATGTGAACACTTGTCTTAACACTGCAGGCTTGCCAAACTACAAGCGGAAGATACTGAAGTAAATGATGTTGGTTCATTCATGAACAGACTACTGCAAAAGAGCAAATTCTTTGTGGCCAAGGCAAAGGTAATGGCTTCAAGAAATCCAAATACTATGTAATTGCTTAAACGTATCAATTCTGGCATTGCATAACCTGGTTCTATTGCAGGCCGCTTGCTCAGTCTCATTGGGATTAGGTGAGGAGTCGATCAATGCATCATCGGTGCTGGTTATGCCTATGGTGTCTTCAAAGACAACAGGTTTCCGAGGAAACATATTTGAAAGAGCAAAGTTCATACCCCTAAGAACATCTGGATGGAACAATTATTCAATAATGGATGAAGACGACGATGATGAATCAAGAGACACAAGATCTTTACTTTCTTAGGAGTCCACACATACAGGCaatgttgtatttttctttaatttttttcccctaatcATCAGTGTATAGGCGTATAATTCCCCTTTATAATGTAAAGTTGTAATTCTTTAAAGATGTTATGACCACATTGTATTTCTTCAAAGTTTTTACcactcatttttataaataatacatcAAGCAGCTTAGAATTAGTTCTTTTCTCATAGAAAGATGAGGACTAAAACAGATATAGTGATACATAAAACCAAACAGTTTCAAAAGTTCTTGTAACAAATTGAAGCCACAAACAGCTAAGGGCAGTAATCCTCTCAATACTCAGATTGCAGATACCAGGGATGCAACATTATCTTTGCCTAGTTTCTGATAATAACTGGGGCAGCTGGCTGACCTCAATTGGCCTTGGTCTTCTTCGTCCTCCCCTGAAATGCAGCGTTTATCTTCTTCCAGCTCCTAATGGCAATGAGTGATGGAATAAGAACCCACCAGCCATTTGCTCCAATGTAGTAAGTCCAGTAATAAAATGGGCTTGCTGAGAAATTGTCTCCCTCCAAAAATGCGGTTATGAAGTATATCAAACACCCATAGAGCTGCCCGAGGCAAATTGCCAGCTGAAGTGTGTGGCTGTATGCTTTCTTTGATGCTATAGCATATCTGCAATATGTTAATTCActcatttatcaaaattttaacaagAAAAGAACCTAACAGAGTTCATATGTTAGCCAGTCAGGGTAGGTAAAAAACTTTAACTGAACTGGTACAGGCACATCGAACATCatgaacaaacaaaattttcagaGACCTTGAGTTCTGAACTAAAGGTTCAACTAACAGATCCTATCAGTGAATAGAATAAATTAGAAACCAAATTCCATGAATACGGTCAGAGCCATTTCATCTTCAGGTCTATAATAAGATCAGATTTACTATAAGGATTAGCAATGAAATTGGATTAAGAACTGGATATCCATTTATAACTCATATCAGGAAGAACACCATCTAGAAACAACTCTACTGAGCATGTTCATAGATAAAGAAAACTAACATATTAAATGTGAAAAACCATCTTCCAGTTGGTGCCCCATTTCATTGTATGTGATAATAAAGGATAAAGCAGGGCACAATGGTACCAGAACATCAGAAATGAACATGAAGATGTTATTCACAGGTAAGTTCCCATTCTCTCACAGGATAAAAACAATTGCTACTTCATGTCTCACAGTAATTCAAATCAAGCATGAAGAGCAATTCATCCACATCACATGGCATGGAAATTTTGAAACTCAATCAAGCTATAGAACtggaaaaaaattgttaaaaagcTCACATTGCAAGAAGGCAAGCAGGGCCTTCAATAACAGCAGTGACTGCCTCCACAGTGACAATCGCCGAGTCCCTCCCAGCATACCTGGAATCACCTTTACTATACTCCTTCcctataaatcaataaaaaaaacaagcattACCATTGCTTATCCAATTTCAAAATCTCAAAAAGACTCAAACTTTGATCATCTTCAAGGAAGACTACAACGTACACACTTCCGCCAAGAAAAATGGAGTCTTTTCCTTGTAGAAATCTGGGGAGAAAGCGAAATAACCCTCAAGGATGATGTGCGTGAGGCCCGTGAACGCCCACCAGCACATAAGCAGCCGATCAATCAGTAAAATCTTGGAGGCACGCCCTGTGAGGAATTTCATCAAACAGTTAATGGGCGTTCAGCAGGAGAGAATCAAAGAGAGAAAATGGGTAAACCTGAGAGGATCCAAACGAGGGCGACGACGACGACGGAGACTACGAGGTAGGGGGCAACGATCTCGGACTGAGAGAGGAAGCAAGGCACGTAGTCATGGAGTTCTAAGTCTTTGGGAACATAGGGATGCTCGAAGCTCGCCATTGCTGGTTCTCTGATCTCGCGATCGCCCAAATTTTTGACTATAGAGTATAGACGACTAGAATGGTCACACTCTTTTATTTCAGATCcctttttcatttgtttattactatttattattttattattttttaaattttatattctgGGATATcgttttcaaatttcaatttatgATTCTCAGATACTAGATTTTAATGAtcggatttttattttaattagatgATTAAATctaccaaggaaaaaaaaatagtattctattaaaaaaatatattatcttaaaaaccttatattttgaactttaaCTTTACCTAATTAAATGATATACTTGGCTGTGTTGATTATGCATACgttaaaatgttttattttttattcataaaattcaTTACttgatgtataaatatatatagttgaattatttgttgtattgaCGGAGCATTGGCAGAGGTTGAGTTTGGAGTATGTAACTTCACACGACTTTCGAGATTAAgattttgtttggattggcttattaaaaaaatatttttttttaatttagtataaATGCTTCTGAAAAAAAGTACTTCTagcattttttttgtattttctgtttggattagcttttatgtAAAAGTataagctgtaaaaataagctaaaaaaacaactttttttttcataagccagcttttttaaaaaagtcgtttttcagttttttttacgACTTCTGTTTTTTCAGAAAAGccaatataaacaatatttttggaacccagaagtgtttaacttataaaaaatcatttctGGGTTTttcaaaagccaatccaaacaaggcctaaaaagaaaaactttattttcttaattggtTATAAccattagtatttttttaatttaatttttttggcaaACAATTCTCTTTTATTGAGCTATACATAAAATCTTTGTTCTatgaaatatcaaataataaattttaaacatttatataaaaacatttcatttatttatttatctagagGTGTTATGCggatgaaataattttttttagaaaatacatTCAAACAAAATCACTAATTTTATGGGAGTTGAAATTTTAGTACTTCTCGATTGAAGCACTCTAGACTCTATAGACGCATGGtggagatatttttaaaaaatataaattgaatcatgaataaaaaaattaggtaaatatacaaaataaaaaattagcacATATTAGAACGCATGATCtttatgataatttatttaaaaaaacaaaattatatatatataaaccgaACCCGAGTCCTCTACACAAGAAGTCTACTTTCCTTCACTCGACTTGGAACTATTTTCTTGATTGGAGTCAACCCGGTTCGAGCGTGACGTGGGTCACACACGAACCCGAGTCCTCTACACAAGAAGTTGACCCGCAAGTTCGTATGACACGTGGCCCAATAAGAAACGCCAGCCTGTCATGCTTTACGCTTAAGCAAGCCCATAAATATCAAGAGAGGAACGATCTCAAGCTTTGCTCTCCTTCTCCGATGGCTTCCC is a window of Dioscorea cayenensis subsp. rotundata cultivar TDr96_F1 chromosome 5, TDr96_F1_v2_PseudoChromosome.rev07_lg8_w22 25.fasta, whole genome shotgun sequence DNA encoding:
- the LOC120262257 gene encoding zinc finger protein GAI-ASSOCIATED FACTOR 1-like, whose amino-acid sequence is MSNTSEDESQQPFLPSVTAKPDTSSINPPSKKRRSLPGNPDPDAEVVALSPRTLLATNRYICEVCHKGFQRDQNLQLHRRGHNLPWKLKQRTSTEVKKKVYVCPEVTCVHHNPSRALGDLTGIKKHFSRKHGEKKWKCDKCSKKYAVQSDWKAHAKICGTKEYRCDCGTIFSRKDSFVTHRAFCDALAEENYRTNHGLASMVGSLQSQTQDLCSHSMPSLHSSSIDTMMNSTSSDHNSNNPHSLSLNNPLMANTSDMIFNPSAMRNSGLQLGGMNTNMMSSGGSSSSLRMSIGSSYMSATALLQKAAEMGAKVSDNSISPILLRGFTGYSSSSKSLVSMQEPVNPFSTAVADTNAYVGNNPSTTTDHHHHHHAYNSVNAENHTSMVGLEAQLIRRNTSNTTTSSHEEMGERRDGRMTQDFLGLGPAGNARINSDHGYVENSVGLRYSNEHQQNQEEMMYTGYHHSMSQGQQPTLAKPMWDF
- the LOC120260928 gene encoding probable magnesium transporter NIPA8; the protein is MGEWVIGAFINIVGSIAINFGTNLLKLGHDERERHLMLSSDGDNGKIIPKPIIYFHTWRVGIVFFSLGNCLNFVSFAYAAQSLLAALGSIQFVSNIAFAYFVLSKKVSIKVMVATAFIVSGNIFLVSFGNHQSPVFTPEQLKEKYINLVFLLYCLTLVLVVAVNQYIYRKGVAFLSLHGHDISPYWRMVLPFSYATVSGAVGSCSVLFAKSLSNMLRLTMNSSYQLHSWFTYSVLLLFFSTAGFWMARLNEGLSLFDAILIVPMFQIAWTFFSMCTGFVYFLEYQVFDTLRITMFLLGMTFVFIGISLLAPDDSKGGDSKDIPPLSSSTSQGLPTDINRLAKLQAEDTEVNDVGSFMNRLLQKSKFFVAKAKAACSVSLGLGEESINASSVLVMPMVSSKTTGFRGNIFERAKFIPLRTSGWNNYSIMDEDDDDESRDTRSLLS
- the LOC120260930 gene encoding probable 3-beta-hydroxysteroid-Delta(8),Delta(7)-isomerase; the encoded protein is MASFEHPYVPKDLELHDYVPCFLSQSEIVAPYLVVSVVVVALVWILSGRASKILLIDRLLMCWWAFTGLTHIILEGYFAFSPDFYKEKTPFFLAEVWKEYSKGDSRYAGRDSAIVTVEAVTAVIEGPACLLAIYAIASKKAYSHTLQLAICLGQLYGCLIYFITAFLEGDNFSASPFYYWTYYIGANGWWVLIPSLIAIRSWKKINAAFQGRTKKTKAN